The proteins below are encoded in one region of Pseudoduganella armeniaca:
- a CDS encoding chemotaxis protein CheW, with protein sequence MTLEPGQVPPRRLAVVSIGTVTVGIDVASVVQALPLPPVLAPLPRRRGALAGVVDCAGVLVPVVDLSRWVESGAPAADASARRILVLRADGRTIGLLADAVAGFADVPAAAVARLHHDDDPEEVFQATVQLPGTDIIAAILEAGRLVALACAWNDAAATAATAAVAPRSGSGQGATTTLCAVLQAGPALFALPAVRLAAVVARPALERFGMGGSAFCRWGERHVSVVDVAVPSAARALLAILEHGGALLGIQVDAALDMRALVPPGPDAALTTVYDEAGQAIEFIDVAALFARHPETGLSVRPAAGNAVAGTRAANQDAQLIFDAGGTLAMPIAAVDQVLPFEAAGDVAPATMPWQGRAIALHDLRQLRGSGAVLVLRRGEDHVACVVERVRSMVPPGGGQVYTMAQPGQGAARFITVAGEGGAVSYRIVDLVERLAGLGSVPSGD encoded by the coding sequence ATGACGCTGGAACCTGGGCAGGTGCCGCCGCGGCGCCTGGCTGTCGTCAGCATCGGCACGGTCACCGTCGGCATCGATGTCGCCAGCGTCGTGCAGGCGCTGCCGCTGCCGCCCGTGCTGGCGCCGCTGCCGCGCCGGCGCGGCGCGCTGGCCGGCGTCGTCGACTGCGCTGGCGTGCTGGTGCCCGTGGTCGATCTGTCGCGCTGGGTCGAGAGCGGCGCGCCCGCCGCCGACGCTAGCGCACGCCGCATCCTGGTGCTGCGCGCGGACGGGCGCACGATCGGCCTGTTGGCGGACGCGGTGGCCGGCTTTGCCGACGTGCCGGCGGCAGCCGTCGCCCGGCTGCACCATGACGACGATCCCGAGGAAGTGTTCCAGGCAACGGTACAGTTGCCCGGTACGGACATCATCGCCGCCATCCTGGAAGCCGGGCGGCTGGTGGCGCTGGCCTGCGCGTGGAACGACGCTGCCGCGACGGCTGCGACGGCTGCGGTGGCACCTCGCAGCGGCAGCGGGCAAGGCGCGACGACGACGCTGTGCGCCGTGCTGCAGGCGGGGCCGGCCCTGTTCGCGCTGCCCGCCGTGCGGCTGGCAGCCGTCGTGGCGCGGCCGGCGCTGGAGCGCTTCGGCATGGGCGGCAGCGCGTTCTGCCGCTGGGGCGAGCGGCACGTGTCGGTGGTCGACGTTGCCGTGCCGTCCGCCGCGCGCGCCTTGCTGGCCATCCTGGAGCACGGCGGTGCGCTGCTGGGCATCCAGGTCGACGCCGCGCTGGACATGCGCGCGCTGGTGCCGCCCGGGCCCGATGCCGCGCTGACGACGGTGTACGACGAGGCCGGCCAGGCCATCGAGTTCATCGACGTGGCGGCGCTGTTCGCGCGCCATCCGGAAACCGGGCTGAGCGTGCGACCGGCCGCCGGCAATGCCGTTGCCGGGACGCGCGCCGCCAACCAGGACGCGCAACTGATCTTCGATGCGGGCGGAACGCTGGCCATGCCCATCGCGGCCGTGGACCAGGTGCTGCCGTTCGAGGCGGCCGGTGACGTGGCGCCCGCCACGATGCCATGGCAGGGCCGCGCCATCGCGCTGCACGATTTGCGCCAGCTGCGCGGCAGCGGTGCCGTGCTGGTCTTGCGGCGCGGCGAAGACCACGTGGCTTGCGTGGTGGAGCGGGTGCGCTCGATGGTGCCGCCGGGCGGCGGCCAGGTCTACACGATGGCGCAGCC